The following are encoded together in the Cicer arietinum cultivar CDC Frontier isolate Library 1 chromosome 2, Cicar.CDCFrontier_v2.0, whole genome shotgun sequence genome:
- the LOC101513663 gene encoding NAD(P)H-dependent 6'-deoxychalcone synthase yields the protein MGSAIEIPTKVLVNTKEQVKMPVIGMGSAPDFTCKKDTKEAIIEAIKQGYRHFDTAAAYGSEQALGEALKQACQLGLVTREDLFVTSKLWITQNHPHLVVPALQKSLKTLQLEYLDLYLIHWPLSSQPGKFSFPIDVADLLPFDVKGVWESMEECLKLGLTKAIGVSNFSVKKLQNLLSVATVLPAVNQVEMNLAWQQKKLREYCNENGIVLTAYSPLRKGASRGANEVMENDMLKEIADAHGKSIAQISLRWLYEQGITFVPKSYDKDRMNQNLQIFDWSLTKEDHQKIDQIKQNRLIPGPTKPSLNDLWDDEI from the exons atggGTAGTGCTATTGAAATCCCAACAAAGGTTCTTGTCAACACAAAAGAACAAGTGAAGATGCCAGTTATAGGAATGGGATCAGCACCTGATTTCACATGTAAGAAAGACACAAAAGAAGCAATCATAGAAGCAATCAAACAAGGTTATAGACACTTTGATACTGCTGCTGCATATGGCTCTGAACAAGCTCTTGGAGAAGCTTTGAAACAAGCATGTCAACTTGGTCTTGTCACTAGAGAAGACCTTTTTGTTACTTCTAAACTTTGGATCACTCAAAATCATCCTCATCTTGTTGTTCCTGCTCTTCAAAAATCTCTCAA GACTCTTCAATTGGAATACTTGGATTTGTATTTGATTCATTGGCCACTAAGTTCTCAGCCTGGAAAGTTTTCATTTCCAATAGATGTGGCAGATCTCTTACCATTTGATGTGAAAGGTGTGTGGGAATCAATGGAAGAATGTTTGAAACTTGGACTCACCAAAGCTATTGGAGTTAGTAACTTCTCTGTCAAGAAACTTCAAAATCTCCTCTCTGTTGCCACTGTTCTTCCCGCCGTCAATCAA GTGGAGATGAATCTTGCATGGCAACAAAAGAAGCTTAGAGAGTATTGCAATGAAAATGGAATAGTGTTAACTGCATATTCACCATTGAGGAAAGGTGCAAGCAGAGGAGCAAATGAGGTTATGGAAAATGATATGCTTAAAGAGATTGCTGATGCTCATGGAAAATCTATTGCACAAATCTCTCTTAGATGGTTATATGAACAAGGAATCACTTTTGTTCCTAAGAGCTATGATAAGGACAGAATGAACCAAAACCTTCAAATCTTTGATTGGTCTTTGACAAAAGAAGATCATcaaaaaattgatcaaattaaGCAGAACCGTTTGATCCCTGGACCAACCAAGCCAAGCCTCAATGACCTTTGGGATGATGAGATATAA
- the LOC101513338 gene encoding NAD(P)H-dependent 6'-deoxychalcone synthase-like, which translates to MGSTFEIPTKVLANTSSKLKMPIIGMGSAPDFTCKKDTKEAIIEAIKQGYRHFDTAAAYGSEQALGEALKQACQLGLVTREDLFVTSKLWITQNHPHLVVPALQKSLKTLQLEYLDLYLIHWPLSSQPGKFSFPIDVADLLPFDVKGVWESMEECLKLGLTKAIGVS; encoded by the exons ATGGGTAGTACTTTTGAGATCCCAACAAAGGTTCTTGCCAACACCTCTAGTAAGCTGAAAATGCCAATTATAGGAATGGGATCAGCACCTGATTTCACATGTAAGAAAGACACAAAAGAAGCAATCATAGAAGCAATCAAACAAGGTTATAGACACTTTGATACTGCTGCTGCATATGGCTCTGAACAAGCTCTTGGAGAAGCTTTGAAACAAGCATGTCAACTTGGTCTTGTCACTAGAGAAGACCTTTTTGTTACTTCTAAACTTTGGATCACTCAAAATCATCCTCATCTTGTTGTTCCTGCTCTTCAAAAATCTCTCAA GACTCTTCAATTGGAATACTTGGATTTGTATTTGATTCATTGGCCACTAAGTTCTCAGCCTGGAAAGTTTTCATTTCCAATAGATGTGGCAGATCTCTTACCATTTGATGTGAAAGGTGTGTGGGAATCAATGGAAGAATGTTTGAAACTTGGACTCACCAAAGCTATTGGAGTTAGTTAA
- the LOC101514326 gene encoding uncharacterized protein LOC101514326, translating to MATVEVVSAKTALSEDTAELSLVSDEKKSEEIVESPIIAAASETKEKETVVESSAEETKPLDEAEKVEEVVTVKDKEEETKENVDSVEESETEDVGKEEKVIAEAEEASEEKSEEKVDAEEEALDEKKEEKVIINTETPIEKSE from the exons ATGGCCACTGTCGAG GTTGTATCAGCAAAGACAGCACTCTCCGAAGACACGGCTGAATTATCATTGGTATCTGATGAGAAAAAGAGTGAAGAAATTGTTGAAAGTCCAATTATAGCTGCAGCATCAGAAaccaaagaaaaagaaactgtTGTTGAATCTTCAGCTGAAGAAACCAAGCCATTGGATGAAGCTGAGAAGGTAGAAGAAGTTGTGACAgtgaaagacaaagaagaggaaacaaaagaaaatgttGATTCTGTTGAAGAATCTGAGACAGAAGATGTTGGTAAAGAAGAGAAGGTGATAGCTGAGGCGGAAGAAGCCTCAGAAGAGAAAAGTGAGGAAAAGGTTGATGCAGAAGAAGAAGCTTTAGATGAAAAGAAAGAGGAAAAAGTTATCATCAACACTGAGACTCCAATTGAGAAGAGTGAGTAA